A genome region from Pseudanabaena sp. Chao 1811 includes the following:
- a CDS encoding Rpn family recombination-promoting nuclease/putative transposase, with protein MIFINPKIDFAFKKIFGSEDSKDILISFLNALIYEEKSVIQDLEILNPYLAPKIRGVKDTYLDIKAKIKDVDGSDRTVIIEMQVLNVEGFEKRILYNAAKSYSTQLTSAQSYNLLNPVIALTITDFVMFADLGSVTSRFVLKEKDFLIDYPIYDIELIFVELPKFKKQLSDLETIVDKWLFFLNQARSLPDIPEVMGEIPEIKKAFYIANQANLTLEELEDQEKSEIFIQDQRGAISKAIKDGFQQGIQQGIEQGIQQNKIEMAKKMLNLVDDQTICQVTGLSLAEIETLKQSNL; from the coding sequence ATGATCTTCATTAACCCTAAAATTGACTTTGCTTTCAAAAAAATCTTCGGTTCCGAAGATAGCAAAGATATCTTGATCAGCTTCTTAAATGCGCTCATTTATGAAGAAAAGTCAGTCATTCAAGATCTAGAAATTCTAAATCCTTACCTTGCACCCAAAATTCGCGGCGTTAAAGATACTTATCTCGATATCAAGGCAAAAATTAAGGATGTAGATGGTAGCGATCGCACTGTAATTATCGAGATGCAGGTCTTGAATGTAGAGGGCTTTGAAAAGCGCATTTTATATAATGCCGCAAAATCCTATTCCACCCAACTCACATCGGCTCAAAGCTATAACCTACTCAACCCCGTCATTGCGCTAACAATTACTGATTTCGTAATGTTTGCAGATCTAGGAAGCGTCACTTCAAGATTTGTCTTAAAAGAAAAAGATTTTTTGATTGACTATCCGATCTATGACATTGAATTGATTTTTGTAGAACTTCCTAAGTTCAAAAAACAATTATCAGATTTAGAAACTATCGTCGATAAATGGCTGTTTTTCCTCAATCAAGCACGATCACTTCCTGATATCCCTGAAGTTATGGGTGAAATTCCTGAAATCAAAAAAGCCTTTTATATTGCAAATCAAGCCAATCTCACCCTTGAAGAGTTAGAAGATCAGGAAAAAAGTGAAATCTTTATTCAGGATCAACGTGGGGCTATTTCTAAGGCGATCAAGGATGGTTTTCAGCAAGGTATCCAACAAGGTATTGAGCAAGGTATCCAGCAAAATAAAATTGAGATGGCTAAAAAAATGTTAAACCTAGTTGATGATCAAACAATTTGTCAAGTTACGGGTTTATCTCTTGCGGAGATAGAAACACTAAAGCAATCCAATCTTTAG
- a CDS encoding ABC transporter ATP-binding protein, protein MRDYVYPQRFLIAKAFLCTLVFIGTMPLLAELLGRVAQALGKGDVTAILQIAAFTVIMFVFRGLGQYGQDSMMAKAALNAARDLRVDVYSHLQTLDLEYFAESRTGDLSYRLTEDIDRIGEVIGKFFHQFVPSVLQLIFVLAYMIYLNWILTLTTLAVAPLIALLIAWFGDRMLSLSRRSQDQVSNLAALLSEIFSGIRLVRAFATESYEIERFKEESEQNSRRKYAADRVRAIQYPVVGFLEAAGICFLFLLGGWLIANNWLKPEQFVAFGAGVALLIDPIANTTNSYNELKQAEASVDRIFEIFEIKPVVIEKPNAIALPEVTGKVEYINVGFHYQSDRPVLTDINLVANKGEAIALVGASGAGKSTLMSLLMRFHDVKSGQILIDGYDIRDIQIKSLRRQLALVPQENILFSGTVASNIAFGQKDYDAQAVENAAKIANAHDFIMELPQGYDTWVGERGVNLSGGQRQRISIARAVLHNPKILILDEATSALDTESESLVQEALQRLMQGRTVFIIAHRLATIRNSDRIIVLEQGQIVESGTHDELLQKAGRYAQLHSRQFDTIGFG, encoded by the coding sequence ATGCGAGATTACGTTTATCCGCAACGTTTTCTAATCGCTAAAGCATTCCTATGTACATTAGTTTTTATTGGCACAATGCCACTCCTTGCCGAACTGCTAGGACGAGTCGCACAGGCTCTAGGTAAGGGGGATGTTACTGCAATTTTGCAGATAGCGGCTTTTACCGTAATTATGTTTGTATTTCGGGGACTGGGGCAGTATGGGCAAGACTCGATGATGGCAAAGGCAGCACTAAATGCGGCAAGGGACTTGCGCGTTGATGTGTATTCCCATTTGCAAACCCTTGATTTGGAATATTTCGCCGAATCACGGACTGGAGATTTGTCCTATCGTCTGACTGAAGACATCGATCGCATTGGCGAAGTCATCGGCAAATTTTTCCATCAGTTTGTGCCGTCAGTACTGCAATTGATTTTTGTGCTGGCGTACATGATCTATTTGAATTGGATTTTGACGCTGACAACTCTAGCGGTTGCGCCTTTGATCGCCTTGTTAATTGCATGGTTTGGCGATCGCATGTTGAGCCTCAGCCGCCGCAGTCAAGATCAAGTTTCTAATCTCGCAGCCCTCTTATCAGAAATCTTTAGCGGCATTCGCCTTGTTCGCGCCTTTGCTACAGAATCCTATGAAATCGAGAGATTTAAAGAAGAATCAGAGCAGAATAGCCGTCGTAAATATGCCGCCGATCGCGTTCGCGCTATTCAATATCCCGTGGTTGGTTTTTTGGAAGCCGCAGGAATTTGCTTTTTGTTCTTATTAGGAGGTTGGTTAATTGCCAACAATTGGCTCAAGCCTGAACAGTTTGTTGCCTTTGGTGCAGGTGTAGCTTTATTAATTGATCCCATTGCCAATACCACCAATAGCTACAACGAACTCAAGCAAGCAGAAGCTTCCGTCGATCGCATTTTCGAGATTTTTGAGATCAAACCTGTTGTCATCGAGAAGCCTAACGCGATCGCCCTGCCTGAAGTCACAGGCAAAGTGGAGTATATTAACGTTGGTTTCCATTATCAAAGCGATCGCCCTGTGCTGACAGATATTAATCTTGTAGCCAATAAAGGTGAAGCGATCGCCTTAGTCGGTGCATCGGGTGCAGGGAAATCCACCTTGATGAGCCTCTTGATGCGGTTCCATGATGTGAAATCTGGTCAGATTCTCATTGATGGCTATGACATTCGCGATATCCAAATCAAAAGCCTGCGCCGTCAGTTAGCCCTTGTTCCCCAAGAAAATATCCTCTTCTCAGGAACCGTTGCTTCTAATATTGCCTTTGGACAGAAGGATTATGATGCCCAAGCAGTGGAGAATGCAGCAAAAATTGCTAATGCCCATGACTTCATTATGGAACTTCCCCAAGGTTATGATACTTGGGTAGGAGAGAGAGGCGTGAATCTCTCTGGTGGTCAGCGTCAACGTATTTCCATCGCTAGAGCCGTTCTCCACAATCCCAAGATTCTGATCTTGGATGAAGCAACTTCGGCACTCGACACAGAATCCGAAAGTCTTGTCCAAGAAGCATTACAGCGCTTAATGCAAGGTCGCACGGTATTCATCATCGCCCATCGCTTAGCAACCATCAGAAATAGCGATCGCATTATCGTTCTAGAACAAGGTCAAATCGTGGAATCAGGAACCCATGACGAACTGCTGCAAAAAGCAGGACGCTACGCCCAATTACATTCTCGCCAGTTTGATACAATAGGTTTTGGTTAA
- a CDS encoding dTDP-4-dehydrorhamnose 3,5-epimerase codes for MATNRSIQRKVEIRYLSSMKNGMAEFYTPQSSHETMLVQIAAGAIDDLFVHHFQTDQLLVVRGSFVLVVLSDRQYQYIPLSEYRPAVVTIPPNVPHAAINLSDQPCVMVNAVLRHGAPYAKDYQPRRHPFPYDLDAARRAIASLEMPISA; via the coding sequence ATGGCTACAAACAGATCTATCCAAAGAAAAGTGGAAATTCGCTATCTTTCCTCAATGAAAAATGGAATGGCGGAGTTTTATACACCGCAGTCAAGTCATGAAACCATGCTTGTCCAGATTGCCGCAGGGGCGATCGATGATTTGTTTGTGCATCATTTCCAGACCGATCAACTTTTGGTAGTGCGTGGGAGTTTTGTCCTCGTAGTGCTAAGCGATCGCCAATATCAATATATTCCTCTGAGCGAATATCGCCCTGCGGTGGTGACGATTCCTCCCAATGTGCCGCACGCCGCCATTAATCTCAGTGATCAACCCTGTGTGATGGTCAATGCAGTTTTGCGTCACGGTGCGCCCTATGCCAAAGATTACCAACCCCGTCGCCATCCTTTCCCCTATGACCTTGACGCGGCTCGTCGGGCGATCGCTTCTTTGGAAATGCCAATCAGTGCTTAG
- the uvrA gene encoding excinuclease ABC subunit UvrA, with protein sequence MPDHTHIHVRGARQHNLKNIDLTIPRDRLIVFTGVSGSGKSSLAFDTIFAEGQRRYVESLSAYARQFLGQVDKPDVDYIEGLSPAISIDQKSTSHNPRSTVGTVTEIYDYLRLLFGRAGSPHCPICDRNIAPQSIDHMVDTIMELSDRTRFQLLAPVIRGKKGTHKKLLASLASEGFGRVRIDGEVRELSDNIELDKNKIHDIEIVVDRLVRKDDIQERLTDSLATCLKRAEGIAMVEILNPSSPAPKSEKVSSLLTFSENFACPEHGAVMEELSPRMFSFNSPYGACPACHGLGSIKTFNPELIVPDPSLPVYAAIAPWADKTHTYYISLLSSVGEYAGFEINTPWEKLSQAQIDIILYGTTEKILIKPDSLYRDRAEGYYKRYEGAIAMLEQQYKEAGESQRQKLENYLIEQPCATCEGTRLKPESLAVRIGGFNIIDFVSAPIGTCLDRLKNLNLDARTKQIGDRVLQEIEARLQFLLDVGLDYLTLDRSTMSLSGGEAQRIRLATQIGSGLTGVLYVLDEPSIGLHQRDNSRLLATLTKLRDLGNTLIVVEHDEETIRAADYLVDIGPGAGVHGGRIVAQGSVKDIEKNPESLTGAYLSKQKQIYTPAERREGNGKHLEICNAYLNNLKNINVKIPLGKLVCITGVSGSGKSTLINDLLHHSLEHNFSRKVPVPKGIDEVKGLKHLDKFIVIDQSPIGRTPRSNPATYTGLFDVIRETFALTTAAKTRGYKAGQFSFNVKGGRCEACSGQGVNIISMNFLPDVYVQCDVCKGARYNRETLQVKYKEKTIADVLDMTIEEAMHFFENIPSAHAKLGMLVDVGLGYVRLGQSAPTLSGGEAQRVKLATELARRATGKTLYLIDEPTTGLSFYDVHKLLDVMQRLVDKGNSIITIEHNLDVIRCADWIIDLGPEGGDRGGEVIAEGTPEQVAKVKKSYTGKYLKQVLAEYPRSKP encoded by the coding sequence ATGCCAGACCATACTCATATCCATGTTAGAGGTGCGAGACAGCACAACCTCAAAAATATTGACCTGACGATTCCCCGCGATCGCCTGATCGTGTTTACAGGTGTATCTGGCTCTGGCAAATCATCCCTCGCCTTTGATACGATTTTTGCCGAAGGTCAGCGCCGCTATGTGGAATCGCTCAGTGCCTATGCGCGGCAATTTTTAGGACAAGTCGATAAGCCTGATGTGGACTACATCGAGGGCTTAAGTCCTGCGATTTCCATTGACCAAAAATCGACTTCCCATAATCCGCGCTCGACGGTCGGCACGGTTACGGAGATTTATGACTATTTGCGATTATTGTTTGGTCGCGCAGGTTCGCCCCACTGTCCGATCTGCGATCGCAATATTGCGCCCCAGAGCATCGATCACATGGTGGATACGATTATGGAATTAAGCGATCGCACGCGCTTCCAATTACTTGCGCCTGTAATTCGTGGCAAAAAGGGAACCCATAAAAAGTTATTAGCAAGTCTGGCTTCGGAAGGTTTTGGCAGAGTTCGCATTGATGGCGAAGTGCGGGAACTGAGCGACAATATCGAATTGGATAAGAATAAAATCCATGATATTGAAATTGTCGTCGATCGCTTAGTTCGCAAAGATGACATTCAAGAGCGTTTAACCGATTCCCTCGCAACCTGTTTAAAACGGGCGGAAGGGATTGCAATGGTAGAGATTTTGAATCCCTCATCACCAGCACCTAAATCCGAGAAAGTAAGTAGCTTACTTACTTTCTCAGAAAACTTTGCCTGTCCTGAACATGGCGCAGTCATGGAAGAACTATCACCGAGGATGTTCTCCTTCAATTCTCCCTATGGTGCTTGTCCTGCCTGTCATGGATTGGGAAGTATCAAAACCTTTAATCCTGAATTGATCGTTCCCGATCCCTCTTTGCCCGTATATGCCGCGATCGCACCTTGGGCTGATAAAACCCATACCTATTACATTTCGCTCCTATCGAGTGTGGGCGAATATGCAGGCTTTGAAATTAATACCCCTTGGGAAAAGCTCTCTCAAGCCCAGATTGATATTATTCTCTATGGCACTACGGAGAAGATTTTAATTAAGCCTGATTCCCTTTATCGCGATCGCGCTGAGGGCTATTACAAACGCTATGAAGGGGCGATCGCTATGCTTGAGCAACAGTACAAGGAGGCAGGCGAATCGCAAAGGCAAAAGTTAGAGAATTATCTGATCGAGCAACCCTGCGCCACTTGTGAAGGTACGCGCCTCAAGCCCGAATCCCTTGCGGTGCGGATTGGCGGATTTAATATTATTGATTTTGTATCGGCTCCCATTGGCACTTGTTTAGACCGTCTCAAAAATCTCAATCTTGATGCTAGAACTAAGCAAATCGGCGATCGCGTATTGCAAGAAATCGAAGCACGATTGCAGTTTTTATTAGATGTCGGTTTAGATTACCTGACCCTTGATCGTTCCACCATGTCCCTCTCTGGCGGCGAAGCCCAACGGATTCGCCTTGCTACTCAGATCGGTTCAGGCTTAACAGGGGTTCTCTATGTATTGGATGAACCGAGCATTGGACTGCATCAACGGGATAACTCGCGATTGCTTGCCACATTAACCAAACTGCGGGATCTCGGCAATACCTTAATCGTGGTTGAGCATGACGAAGAAACGATTCGGGCGGCTGATTATCTCGTAGACATCGGACCGGGGGCAGGCGTGCATGGTGGGCGAATTGTCGCGCAGGGAAGTGTTAAGGATATTGAAAAAAATCCTGAATCCCTCACTGGAGCCTATCTCTCTAAACAAAAACAAATTTATACCCCTGCGGAACGGCGCGAAGGCAATGGCAAACATTTAGAAATTTGTAATGCTTATTTGAATAATCTCAAAAATATTAATGTCAAGATTCCCCTTGGCAAATTGGTCTGTATCACAGGCGTGTCAGGATCAGGCAAATCTACCTTAATTAACGACCTGCTGCACCATTCCCTCGAACACAACTTTTCGCGGAAAGTGCCAGTTCCTAAAGGTATAGATGAAGTCAAAGGGCTAAAACACCTTGATAAATTCATCGTCATCGATCAATCTCCCATCGGACGCACGCCCCGATCTAATCCTGCCACCTATACAGGACTATTCGATGTGATCCGTGAAACCTTTGCGCTGACAACGGCGGCGAAAACTCGCGGCTACAAGGCAGGACAATTTTCCTTTAATGTCAAAGGTGGACGTTGCGAAGCTTGTTCGGGTCAAGGCGTAAATATCATTTCCATGAATTTTCTGCCCGATGTCTATGTGCAGTGCGATGTCTGCAAAGGCGCAAGGTATAACCGCGAGACGCTGCAAGTTAAGTACAAGGAAAAAACGATCGCCGATGTCCTCGATATGACCATCGAAGAAGCGATGCACTTTTTTGAAAATATTCCCTCCGCCCATGCCAAGTTGGGAATGCTGGTGGATGTGGGCTTAGGCTATGTGCGTCTCGGTCAGTCTGCTCCCACCCTCTCAGGTGGTGAAGCTCAACGGGTGAAGCTTGCCACTGAATTAGCACGACGCGCCACAGGCAAAACTCTCTATTTAATCGATGAGCCAACCACAGGTTTAAGCTTTTACGATGTGCATAAATTGCTAGATGTCATGCAGCGTCTCGTCGATAAAGGCAATAGCATCATCACCATTGAGCATAATCTCGATGTGATTCGCTGTGCGGATTGGATTATCGATCTAGGTCCTGAAGGCGGCGATCGCGGAGGTGAGGTGATTGCAGAAGGTACGCCCGAACAGGTGGCAAAAGTTAAGAAATCTTACACTGGCAAATATCTCAAACAAGTCTTAGCCGAATATCCTCGCAGCAAACCCTAA
- the psaC gene encoding photosystem I iron-sulfur center protein PsaC, with translation MSHAVKIYDTCIGCTQCVRACPCDVLEMVPWDGCKAAQIASSPRTEDCIGCKRCETACPTDFLSVRVYLGAETSRSLGLTY, from the coding sequence ATGTCGCATGCAGTCAAAATTTATGACACCTGTATCGGCTGCACACAATGCGTGCGTGCCTGTCCTTGTGATGTTTTGGAAATGGTTCCTTGGGATGGATGTAAAGCGGCTCAAATCGCTTCTTCTCCCCGTACTGAGGACTGCATTGGTTGCAAACGTTGCGAAACTGCTTGCCCCACTGACTTCCTAAGCGTCCGTGTCTATCTTGGTGCTGAAACCAGCCGTAGCTTGGGTCTGACCTACTAA
- a CDS encoding M14 family metallopeptidase: MLDVFDRLPDGLLDLESDQLYKILERPTLIHLEGDRQPPLFVSVLLHGNETTSWLAIRELLRKYQDKRLPRSLSVFIGNVSAARYRLRHLPNQPDYNRIWQTGDSPEHHMAQQVIDEMRSRGVFASIDVHNNTGRNPHYGCITHLEKDFRKLARLFGKTVVYYTSPKTVQSFAFGHFCPSIVVECGQPDVPDGTTHALEFMETCLNLDSFDSLPDSLIADIDLFHTVAIVKVPEEINFSFDSNPNDDITFPTEMDCLNFCELPIGANFGKAKSERAYLSALSEDGEEKGDRYFQIDNGEIKLKIAAMPSMLTLDTDIIRQDCLCYLMERLPLP; this comes from the coding sequence ATGCTTGACGTTTTCGATCGCTTGCCCGACGGTTTACTCGATCTTGAGTCCGATCAACTTTACAAAATACTTGAGCGCCCCACACTAATCCATTTAGAAGGCGATCGCCAACCACCATTATTCGTTTCAGTTTTGCTACATGGTAATGAAACTACCAGTTGGTTAGCAATTCGTGAACTACTGCGAAAATATCAAGATAAAAGGCTACCGCGATCGCTATCAGTATTTATCGGTAACGTTTCCGCCGCAAGATATCGCCTCAGACATTTACCCAATCAGCCTGACTACAATCGCATCTGGCAAACAGGGGACTCGCCAGAGCATCACATGGCACAACAGGTAATCGATGAAATGCGATCGCGTGGAGTATTTGCCAGCATCGATGTGCATAATAATACGGGCAGGAATCCTCATTACGGCTGCATTACGCATTTAGAGAAGGATTTTCGGAAACTGGCGAGACTATTTGGCAAGACCGTTGTTTATTACACCAGTCCTAAAACAGTACAGTCCTTTGCTTTTGGACATTTTTGCCCCTCCATCGTTGTGGAATGTGGTCAGCCTGATGTTCCTGATGGCACGACCCATGCCTTGGAATTTATGGAAACTTGCCTCAATCTTGATAGTTTTGATAGTTTGCCAGACTCGCTGATCGCTGATATTGATTTATTTCACACCGTGGCGATCGTTAAAGTACCTGAAGAAATTAATTTCAGTTTTGATAGCAATCCTAACGATGACATCACTTTTCCTACGGAGATGGATTGCCTCAATTTTTGCGAATTACCAATTGGGGCAAACTTTGGCAAAGCAAAATCTGAAAGAGCCTATTTGTCAGCCTTGAGTGAAGATGGTGAAGAAAAAGGCGATCGCTATTTCCAAATCGACAATGGCGAAATCAAATTAAAAATCGCAGCTATGCCATCAATGCTAACTCTCGACACCGATATTATTCGACAAGATTGTCTTTGCTATCTAATGGAACGTTTGCCACTTCCTTAG
- a CDS encoding inositol monophosphatase family protein, whose product MTTSLASVSKEQLQTFLDIATEAACAGGAVLRSYLGNLQEKEVEEKRPGDLVTIADKESEATVLSILQRHFPDHGILAEESGVLGNSDSPYLWAIDPLDGTTNFAHQYPFSSVSIALLIDGIPSVGAIYDPFRDEIFRAATGLGATRNRVPIHVSKTTELSRSLLVTGFAYDRTLVEDNNYAEFCHFTHLTQGVRRGGSAAMDLAYVACGRLDGYWERGLSLWDLAAGVVVVREAGGIVTAYDGSEHIPKSGRLLATNGHLHQQMIDELALIKPLPFKFPFGR is encoded by the coding sequence ATGACAACTTCACTAGCTTCCGTTAGTAAAGAGCAACTCCAAACCTTCTTAGATATTGCTACTGAGGCAGCTTGTGCGGGTGGAGCAGTACTTAGATCCTATCTCGGAAACCTCCAAGAGAAGGAAGTCGAAGAGAAACGCCCTGGGGATTTAGTGACGATCGCTGACAAAGAATCGGAAGCAACCGTTCTCTCGATTTTGCAACGCCACTTTCCTGATCATGGCATTTTGGCAGAAGAGTCAGGTGTATTGGGAAATAGTGATAGTCCATATTTATGGGCGATCGATCCCCTTGATGGCACAACTAATTTTGCCCATCAGTATCCATTCTCATCGGTATCGATCGCCTTATTAATTGATGGAATTCCTTCCGTGGGCGCGATTTATGATCCGTTTCGCGATGAGATTTTTCGTGCTGCCACAGGCTTAGGCGCAACTCGTAATCGTGTGCCGATTCATGTTTCCAAAACGACAGAACTTAGTCGCAGTCTACTAGTAACAGGGTTTGCCTATGATCGCACCCTTGTTGAAGACAATAACTATGCTGAGTTTTGCCATTTCACTCATCTCACTCAAGGCGTAAGACGTGGTGGTTCCGCCGCGATGGATTTGGCTTATGTTGCCTGTGGTCGTTTAGATGGCTATTGGGAGCGCGGTTTATCTCTGTGGGATTTAGCGGCTGGCGTAGTGGTGGTGCGTGAGGCTGGGGGCATAGTTACAGCATATGATGGCAGCGAACATATTCCTAAGTCGGGAAGATTGCTTGCAACTAATGGGCATTTACATCAGCAAATGATTGATGAGTTAGCGTTGATTAAGCCTTTACCCTTTAAGTTTCCCTTTGGAAGATAG
- a CDS encoding peptidoglycan DD-metalloendopeptidase family protein has translation MKPYWKNFLLSPLFLVVAIASFFPLPAFATSSKPTTPTDESNAKEAEELCGKPPLDDLTQHKVKQGETLEAIAKQYNLKTATLMGLNPEVRSGSVTVGQTLSIPPLDGLTYRFKNEENYTTVAKKYNIRADVLFERNGCQRRPKVVFVPGAIWKPDPIPFNPAIASRGSDNPTVIMQTGGYPLPYSVPVTSGYGWRMNPVTAIWSFHSGIDLGAPFGTPVLAAKAGRVDFAGWGDGYGNLVELDHGSTGTRYAHLEAIYVYQGQQVAQGQQLGIVGSTGRSTGPHLHFEIMVPSGDGWVALDPAPYLNRIAGVMSDIFPL, from the coding sequence ATGAAGCCTTATTGGAAAAATTTCCTGCTCTCACCCTTATTTTTGGTAGTTGCGATCGCTAGTTTCTTTCCCTTGCCAGCCTTTGCAACCTCATCAAAACCCACCACTCCCACCGATGAGTCTAACGCCAAAGAAGCAGAAGAACTATGTGGCAAGCCACCCCTTGATGATCTCACCCAACACAAAGTCAAACAAGGCGAAACCCTCGAAGCGATCGCCAAGCAATATAACCTCAAAACTGCAACCTTGATGGGACTAAACCCAGAAGTTCGCAGTGGCAGCGTCACAGTGGGGCAAACCCTATCAATCCCACCTCTGGATGGCTTGACCTATCGCTTTAAAAATGAGGAAAACTACACCACCGTTGCCAAAAAATACAATATTCGCGCCGACGTGTTATTTGAGCGCAATGGCTGTCAACGCCGCCCTAAAGTCGTATTTGTACCCGGAGCCATCTGGAAACCCGATCCTATTCCCTTCAATCCTGCGATCGCCTCTAGAGGTTCTGACAATCCAACTGTGATCATGCAAACAGGGGGCTATCCTCTGCCCTACTCTGTTCCTGTCACTTCTGGCTATGGTTGGCGCATGAATCCTGTTACGGCGATTTGGTCATTTCATAGTGGGATCGACCTCGGCGCACCCTTTGGCACTCCTGTACTAGCAGCAAAAGCAGGCAGAGTGGATTTTGCTGGGTGGGGCGATGGCTATGGCAATCTCGTCGAATTGGATCATGGTTCCACAGGCACACGCTACGCCCATTTAGAAGCAATTTATGTCTATCAAGGGCAACAGGTAGCTCAAGGACAACAACTTGGGATTGTCGGCTCGACAGGACGTTCAACAGGTCCCCACTTACATTTTGAGATCATGGTTCCATCAGGTGATGGCTGGGTAGCCCTTGATCCAGCCCCCTATCTCAACCGCATCGCAGGAGTTATGTCCGACATCTTCCCGCTTTAA
- a CDS encoding TMEM14 family protein: protein MNFSPSAIALLAYGIVAIAGGIIGFAKSKSKISLISGSLSGVGLLISGIATAQGQGWGKIAGIAIATLLVIVFVMRFLKTKKFMPAGLMIIGGAATLFVAILTS, encoded by the coding sequence ATGAACTTTTCTCCCAGTGCAATTGCCCTGCTTGCCTATGGCATTGTTGCGATCGCAGGTGGCATCATCGGTTTTGCCAAAAGCAAGAGCAAAATATCCCTCATCTCAGGCAGCCTCAGTGGAGTGGGACTACTGATATCAGGAATCGCCACTGCCCAAGGTCAAGGGTGGGGCAAAATTGCTGGTATCGCGATCGCAACCCTCTTAGTCATCGTCTTTGTGATGCGCTTCCTCAAAACAAAAAAATTCATGCCCGCAGGTTTAATGATCATTGGTGGAGCCGCAACCCTTTTTGTAGCAATACTTACAAGCTAA
- the apcA gene encoding allophycocyanin subunit alpha, translating to MSVVTKSIVNADAEARYLSPGELDRIKSFVTSGERRLRIAQTLTESRERIVKQAGDQLFQKRPDVVSPGGNAYGEQLTATCLRDLDYYLRLVTYGVVSGDVTPIEEIGLVGVKEMYGSLGTPIAAVSEGVRGLKNAASALLSGEDAAEAGYYFDYVIGALQ from the coding sequence ATGAGCGTAGTCACGAAGTCCATCGTGAATGCAGATGCTGAAGCACGTTACCTCAGCCCTGGTGAACTAGATCGCATTAAGAGCTTTGTAACCTCTGGTGAGCGTCGTCTTCGCATTGCCCAAACTTTGACCGAATCCCGCGAGCGCATTGTTAAGCAAGCTGGCGATCAACTTTTCCAAAAGCGTCCTGATGTTGTTTCTCCTGGTGGAAACGCATATGGTGAACAGCTAACCGCAACTTGCTTGCGTGACCTTGACTACTACCTCCGCCTCGTAACTTACGGAGTTGTATCTGGTGATGTAACCCCAATCGAAGAAATTGGTCTAGTTGGCGTTAAGGAAATGTACGGATCTCTCGGTACTCCTATCGCTGCTGTTTCTGAAGGTGTGCGTGGTCTTAAGAATGCAGCATCTGCTTTACTTTCTGGTGAAGATGCAGCTGAAGCTGGTTACTACTTCGATTACGTAATCGGTGCATTGCAGTAA
- the apcB gene encoding allophycocyanin subunit beta, with protein MAQDAITSVINSADVQGKYLDAASLEKLKNYFATGELRVRASQAIAANSATIVKEAVAKSLLYSDVTRPGGNMYTTRRYAACIRDLDYYLRYATYAMLAGDASILDERVLNGLKETYSSLGVPVVSTIQAIQAIKEVAASIVGSDAGKELGIYLDYISSGLS; from the coding sequence ATGGCACAAGACGCAATTACCTCGGTTATCAATTCCGCCGACGTTCAAGGCAAGTACCTTGATGCAGCTTCTCTGGAAAAGCTAAAGAATTATTTCGCAACTGGCGAACTTCGCGTTCGTGCTTCTCAAGCGATCGCTGCTAACTCTGCAACCATCGTTAAGGAAGCTGTTGCTAAGTCCTTGTTGTACTCTGATGTTACCCGTCCCGGTGGCAACATGTACACCACCCGTCGTTATGCAGCTTGCATCCGCGACCTCGACTACTACCTCCGCTATGCAACCTATGCAATGCTAGCTGGTGACGCATCTATTCTTGATGAGCGCGTACTCAACGGCTTGAAAGAAACCTACAGCTCTCTTGGAGTACCTGTAGTTTCCACCATTCAAGCAATTCAAGCGATCAAGGAAGTTGCTGCTAGCATCGTTGGTTCTGACGCTGGTAAAGAATTGGGTATCTACCTTGATTACATCAGCTCTGGCTTGAGCTAA
- a CDS encoding phycobilisome linker polypeptide, which translates to MRSFKITACVPSQTRIRTQRELQNTYFTKLVSYDNWFAEQQRIMKMGGKILKVELATGKPNTNTGLL; encoded by the coding sequence ATGCGGAGTTTTAAAATCACTGCTTGTGTACCTAGCCAAACTCGCATACGTACACAACGAGAGTTGCAAAATACCTATTTCACGAAGTTAGTTTCCTACGACAACTGGTTCGCTGAACAGCAACGCATTATGAAAATGGGTGGCAAAATTCTTAAGGTTGAACTAGCTACAGGTAAGCCAAACACAAATACTGGCTTGCTTTAA